One genomic window of Carassius auratus strain Wakin chromosome 14, ASM336829v1, whole genome shotgun sequence includes the following:
- the LOC113114014 gene encoding palmitoyltransferase ZDHHC5-like isoform X3: MPVGLSVDGALGYPSPSRPFRPSRYVPVSAATAFLVGASTLFLCFTCPWLAERFSSSIPLYNVVVFLFTLANFCMATFMDPGIFPRAEEDEDKEDDFRAPLYKTVEVRGIQVRMKWCSTCRFYRPPRCSHCSVCDNCVEEFDHHCPWVNNCIGRRNYRYFFLFLLSLTTHIMNVFGFSLLYILHHTKHLDQVDSGVTMAVMCVSGLFFVPVAGLTGFHIVLVARGRTTNEQVTGKFRGGVNPFTHGCLKNIAHVLCGSQAPRYLGRLRKPHSVEVQPPFLRPPLSEAQLEAKAVDNGIQQSKSSLEIMESQSTDADPPPPPKPEHRYPGMPHTQNEAFFQSECSLLTEAPPTPSLYKYRPSYSSPGKNHTASTHSSKMSRGNSMTESPSVPVTTGQPSYRSDPSLSSRGGAGCRGGGEGGKAGSGGLGGASTFGGRSYPSFTDTLLQSAAASCSSSLRSAHTAHNALGPLISEGTTSTSYKSLANQTRNGSLSYESLLTHSESPEFESAAHELSPPRPHPPHSLSTAAGAPPISGYTSPFLSAQQREGSLQACPAPLRPSPNRAFLRPTSSPPSRAPPLSPRARSLGSPPPGPAPGHTPLGKSLSYAGGAELQHRPSSSGGGTPMQNSTIKQNVANHNTPSHKPVGGVKKVTGVGGTTYGISV; this comes from the exons ATGCCTGTGGGTCTCAGTGTGGACGGGGCTCTGGGATACCCCTCCCCATCCCGCCCGTTCCGCCCCAGTCGCTATGTGCCTGTGTCCGCAGCAACCGCCTTCCTTGTGGGGGCCTCGACGCTGTTTCTTTGTTTCAC ATGTCCGTGGCTGGCAGAGCGGTTCTCCTCCTCCATTCCGCTCTATAATGTTGTGGTCTTCCTCTTTACACTGGCCAATTTCTGTATGGCCACATTCATGGACCCCGGTATCTTTCCTAGAG CTGAAGAAGATGAGGACAAAGAGGATGATTTCCGGGCTCCGCTTTATAAGACGGTGGAGGTGAGGGGCATTCAGGTGCGGATGAAGTGGTGCTCTACATGTCGCTTTTACAGACCACCGCGCTGTTCACACTGCTCCGTGTGTGACAACTGTGTGGAG gaGTTTGACCACCACTGCCCATGGGTGAATAACTGCATTGGCAGAAGGAATTATCGTTATTTCTTTCTGTTCCTGCTCTCGCTCACTACTCACATTATGAATGTGTTTGGCTTCAGTCTGCTGTACATCCTCCATCACACTAAACATCTGGACCAGGTGGACTCTGGAGTCAC TATGGCGGTGATGTGTGTGTCTGGTCTGTTTTTCGTCCCGGTTGCGGGACTCACTGGGTTCCACATTGTGCTTGTTGCCAGAGGGAGAACAACCAACGAACAG GTCACTGGGAAGTTCAGGGGTGGCGTTAACCCCTTCACACACGGGTGCTTAAAAAACATTGCACACGTGCTGTGTGGTTCACAGGCTCCCAG GTATCTTGGTCGCTTGCGAAAGCCTCATTCTGTTGAGGTCCAGCCACCATTTCTGCGGCCCCCTCTGTCAGAAGCCCAACTAGAAGCTAAAGCTGTGGATAATGGCATCCAACAG TCTAAAAGTAGTTTGGAGATAATGGAGAGTCAGTCCACTGATGCTGATCCCCCTCCACCACCTAAACCAGAGCACAGATACCCTGGGATGCCTCACACACAAAATGAAG CTTTCTTCCAATCAGAGTGCAGCTTGCTGACCGAGGCTCCACCCACACCTTCATTGTATAAATACAGGCCGTCCTACAGCAGTCCAGGAAAAAACCACACGGCCTCAACACATTCCAGCAAG ATGAGTCGAGGGAACAGTATGACCGAGTCTCCCTCTGTCCCCGTCACCACTGGGCAGCCCAGCTACCGCTCAGACCCCAGTTTGTCAAGCCGAGGGGGTGCAGGGTGCCGTGGGGGAGGGGAGGGAGGTAAAGCAGGCTCGGGGGGCCTGGGTGGGGCCTCTACATTCGGTGGGCGATCCTACCCATCTTTTACCGACACCCTACTCCAATCAGCAGCAGCCTCTTGCTCCTCAAGCCTTCGCTCCGCCCATACGGCCCACAATGCCCTCGGGCCTCTCATCTCTGAGGGTACGACCTCCACTAGCTACAAGAGTTTAGCCAATCAGACACGCAACGGCAGCTTGTCATACGAAAGTCTGCTGACACACTCCGAAAGCCCGGAGTTTGAGTCTGCTGCTCACGAGTTGTCCCCGCCCAGACCACACCCTCCGCACTCTCTTAGCACAGCAGCGGGGGCCCCGCCTATTTCAGGGTACACGTCCCCTTTCCTGTCAGCTCAGCAGAGGGAGGGCTCTCTCCAGGCCTGCCCTGCCCCCCTAAGACCCTCCCCCAACAGAGCTTTCCTGCGCCCAACAAGCTCACCCCCTTCTCGGGCTCCGCCCCTTTCTCCTCGGGCTCGCTCATTGGGCTCCCCTCCTCCTGGCCCCGCCCCTGGCCATACACCTTTGGGCAAATCATTGTCCTATGCAGGTGGCGCCGAATTACAGCACCGCCCCTCTAGCTCAGGGGGCGGGACTCCGATGCAGAA CTCGACTATTAAACAAAATGTGGCCAATCATAACA
- the LOC113114014 gene encoding palmitoyltransferase ZDHHC5-like isoform X2: MPVGLSVDGALGYPSPSRPFRPSRYVPVSAATAFLVGASTLFLCFTCPWLAERFSSSIPLYNVVVFLFTLANFCMATFMDPGIFPRAEEDEDKEDDFRAPLYKTVEVRGIQVRMKWCSTCRFYRPPRCSHCSVCDNCVEEFDHHCPWVNNCIGRRNYRYFFLFLLSLTTHIMNVFGFSLLYILHHTKHLDQVDSGVTMAVMCVSGLFFVPVAGLTGFHIVLVARGRTTNEQVTGKFRGGVNPFTHGCLKNIAHVLCGSQAPRYLGRLRKPHSVEVQPPFLRPPLSEAQLEAKAVDNGIQQSKSSLEIMESQSTDADPPPPPKPEHRYPGMPHTQNEECSLLTEAPPTPSLYKYRPSYSSPGKNHTASTHSSKMSRGNSMTESPSVPVTTGQPSYRSDPSLSSRGGAGCRGGGEGGKAGSGGLGGASTFGGRSYPSFTDTLLQSAAASCSSSLRSAHTAHNALGPLISEGTTSTSYKSLANQTRNGSLSYESLLTHSESPEFESAAHELSPPRPHPPHSLSTAAGAPPISGYTSPFLSAQQREGSLQACPAPLRPSPNRAFLRPTSSPPSRAPPLSPRARSLGSPPPGPAPGHTPLGKSLSYAGGAELQHRPSSSGGGTPMQNNTVSFFLQPMATLLSLEFLYTPSIFLFFFLLCSLSLRSSAFFCPPLLLPCGHKDDSVSVLSSTIKQNVANHNTPSHKPVGGVKKVTGVGGTTYGISV; the protein is encoded by the exons ATGCCTGTGGGTCTCAGTGTGGACGGGGCTCTGGGATACCCCTCCCCATCCCGCCCGTTCCGCCCCAGTCGCTATGTGCCTGTGTCCGCAGCAACCGCCTTCCTTGTGGGGGCCTCGACGCTGTTTCTTTGTTTCAC ATGTCCGTGGCTGGCAGAGCGGTTCTCCTCCTCCATTCCGCTCTATAATGTTGTGGTCTTCCTCTTTACACTGGCCAATTTCTGTATGGCCACATTCATGGACCCCGGTATCTTTCCTAGAG CTGAAGAAGATGAGGACAAAGAGGATGATTTCCGGGCTCCGCTTTATAAGACGGTGGAGGTGAGGGGCATTCAGGTGCGGATGAAGTGGTGCTCTACATGTCGCTTTTACAGACCACCGCGCTGTTCACACTGCTCCGTGTGTGACAACTGTGTGGAG gaGTTTGACCACCACTGCCCATGGGTGAATAACTGCATTGGCAGAAGGAATTATCGTTATTTCTTTCTGTTCCTGCTCTCGCTCACTACTCACATTATGAATGTGTTTGGCTTCAGTCTGCTGTACATCCTCCATCACACTAAACATCTGGACCAGGTGGACTCTGGAGTCAC TATGGCGGTGATGTGTGTGTCTGGTCTGTTTTTCGTCCCGGTTGCGGGACTCACTGGGTTCCACATTGTGCTTGTTGCCAGAGGGAGAACAACCAACGAACAG GTCACTGGGAAGTTCAGGGGTGGCGTTAACCCCTTCACACACGGGTGCTTAAAAAACATTGCACACGTGCTGTGTGGTTCACAGGCTCCCAG GTATCTTGGTCGCTTGCGAAAGCCTCATTCTGTTGAGGTCCAGCCACCATTTCTGCGGCCCCCTCTGTCAGAAGCCCAACTAGAAGCTAAAGCTGTGGATAATGGCATCCAACAG TCTAAAAGTAGTTTGGAGATAATGGAGAGTCAGTCCACTGATGCTGATCCCCCTCCACCACCTAAACCAGAGCACAGATACCCTGGGATGCCTCACACACAAAATGAAG AGTGCAGCTTGCTGACCGAGGCTCCACCCACACCTTCATTGTATAAATACAGGCCGTCCTACAGCAGTCCAGGAAAAAACCACACGGCCTCAACACATTCCAGCAAG ATGAGTCGAGGGAACAGTATGACCGAGTCTCCCTCTGTCCCCGTCACCACTGGGCAGCCCAGCTACCGCTCAGACCCCAGTTTGTCAAGCCGAGGGGGTGCAGGGTGCCGTGGGGGAGGGGAGGGAGGTAAAGCAGGCTCGGGGGGCCTGGGTGGGGCCTCTACATTCGGTGGGCGATCCTACCCATCTTTTACCGACACCCTACTCCAATCAGCAGCAGCCTCTTGCTCCTCAAGCCTTCGCTCCGCCCATACGGCCCACAATGCCCTCGGGCCTCTCATCTCTGAGGGTACGACCTCCACTAGCTACAAGAGTTTAGCCAATCAGACACGCAACGGCAGCTTGTCATACGAAAGTCTGCTGACACACTCCGAAAGCCCGGAGTTTGAGTCTGCTGCTCACGAGTTGTCCCCGCCCAGACCACACCCTCCGCACTCTCTTAGCACAGCAGCGGGGGCCCCGCCTATTTCAGGGTACACGTCCCCTTTCCTGTCAGCTCAGCAGAGGGAGGGCTCTCTCCAGGCCTGCCCTGCCCCCCTAAGACCCTCCCCCAACAGAGCTTTCCTGCGCCCAACAAGCTCACCCCCTTCTCGGGCTCCGCCCCTTTCTCCTCGGGCTCGCTCATTGGGCTCCCCTCCTCCTGGCCCCGCCCCTGGCCATACACCTTTGGGCAAATCATTGTCCTATGCAGGTGGCGCCGAATTACAGCACCGCCCCTCTAGCTCAGGGGGCGGGACTCCGATGCAGAA TAACACTGTCTCTTTCTTCCTGCAACCCATGGCCACTCTGCTGTCCCTTGAATTTCTGTACACACCCTCCATCTTTCTGTTCTTTTTCCTTCTCTGTTCTCTTTCTTTACGTTCATCTGCTTTCTTCTGCCCTCCCCTCCTCCTGCCTTGTGGCCATAAGGATGACTCTGTCTCTGTGCTAAG CTCGACTATTAAACAAAATGTGGCCAATCATAACA
- the LOC113114014 gene encoding palmitoyltransferase ZDHHC5-like isoform X4 — translation MPVGLSVDGALGYPSPSRPFRPSRYVPVSAATAFLVGASTLFLCFTCPWLAERFSSSIPLYNVVVFLFTLANFCMATFMDPGIFPRAEEDEDKEDDFRAPLYKTVEVRGIQVRMKWCSTCRFYRPPRCSHCSVCDNCVEEFDHHCPWVNNCIGRRNYRYFFLFLLSLTTHIMNVFGFSLLYILHHTKHLDQVDSGVTMAVMCVSGLFFVPVAGLTGFHIVLVARGRTTNEQVTGKFRGGVNPFTHGCLKNIAHVLCGSQAPRYLGRLRKPHSVEVQPPFLRPPLSEAQLEAKAVDNGIQQSKSSLEIMESQSTDADPPPPPKPEHRYPGMPHTQNEECSLLTEAPPTPSLYKYRPSYSSPGKNHTASTHSSKMSRGNSMTESPSVPVTTGQPSYRSDPSLSSRGGAGCRGGGEGGKAGSGGLGGASTFGGRSYPSFTDTLLQSAAASCSSSLRSAHTAHNALGPLISEGTTSTSYKSLANQTRNGSLSYESLLTHSESPEFESAAHELSPPRPHPPHSLSTAAGAPPISGYTSPFLSAQQREGSLQACPAPLRPSPNRAFLRPTSSPPSRAPPLSPRARSLGSPPPGPAPGHTPLGKSLSYAGGAELQHRPSSSGGGTPMQNSTIKQNVANHNTPSHKPVGGVKKVTGVGGTTYGISV, via the exons ATGCCTGTGGGTCTCAGTGTGGACGGGGCTCTGGGATACCCCTCCCCATCCCGCCCGTTCCGCCCCAGTCGCTATGTGCCTGTGTCCGCAGCAACCGCCTTCCTTGTGGGGGCCTCGACGCTGTTTCTTTGTTTCAC ATGTCCGTGGCTGGCAGAGCGGTTCTCCTCCTCCATTCCGCTCTATAATGTTGTGGTCTTCCTCTTTACACTGGCCAATTTCTGTATGGCCACATTCATGGACCCCGGTATCTTTCCTAGAG CTGAAGAAGATGAGGACAAAGAGGATGATTTCCGGGCTCCGCTTTATAAGACGGTGGAGGTGAGGGGCATTCAGGTGCGGATGAAGTGGTGCTCTACATGTCGCTTTTACAGACCACCGCGCTGTTCACACTGCTCCGTGTGTGACAACTGTGTGGAG gaGTTTGACCACCACTGCCCATGGGTGAATAACTGCATTGGCAGAAGGAATTATCGTTATTTCTTTCTGTTCCTGCTCTCGCTCACTACTCACATTATGAATGTGTTTGGCTTCAGTCTGCTGTACATCCTCCATCACACTAAACATCTGGACCAGGTGGACTCTGGAGTCAC TATGGCGGTGATGTGTGTGTCTGGTCTGTTTTTCGTCCCGGTTGCGGGACTCACTGGGTTCCACATTGTGCTTGTTGCCAGAGGGAGAACAACCAACGAACAG GTCACTGGGAAGTTCAGGGGTGGCGTTAACCCCTTCACACACGGGTGCTTAAAAAACATTGCACACGTGCTGTGTGGTTCACAGGCTCCCAG GTATCTTGGTCGCTTGCGAAAGCCTCATTCTGTTGAGGTCCAGCCACCATTTCTGCGGCCCCCTCTGTCAGAAGCCCAACTAGAAGCTAAAGCTGTGGATAATGGCATCCAACAG TCTAAAAGTAGTTTGGAGATAATGGAGAGTCAGTCCACTGATGCTGATCCCCCTCCACCACCTAAACCAGAGCACAGATACCCTGGGATGCCTCACACACAAAATGAAG AGTGCAGCTTGCTGACCGAGGCTCCACCCACACCTTCATTGTATAAATACAGGCCGTCCTACAGCAGTCCAGGAAAAAACCACACGGCCTCAACACATTCCAGCAAG ATGAGTCGAGGGAACAGTATGACCGAGTCTCCCTCTGTCCCCGTCACCACTGGGCAGCCCAGCTACCGCTCAGACCCCAGTTTGTCAAGCCGAGGGGGTGCAGGGTGCCGTGGGGGAGGGGAGGGAGGTAAAGCAGGCTCGGGGGGCCTGGGTGGGGCCTCTACATTCGGTGGGCGATCCTACCCATCTTTTACCGACACCCTACTCCAATCAGCAGCAGCCTCTTGCTCCTCAAGCCTTCGCTCCGCCCATACGGCCCACAATGCCCTCGGGCCTCTCATCTCTGAGGGTACGACCTCCACTAGCTACAAGAGTTTAGCCAATCAGACACGCAACGGCAGCTTGTCATACGAAAGTCTGCTGACACACTCCGAAAGCCCGGAGTTTGAGTCTGCTGCTCACGAGTTGTCCCCGCCCAGACCACACCCTCCGCACTCTCTTAGCACAGCAGCGGGGGCCCCGCCTATTTCAGGGTACACGTCCCCTTTCCTGTCAGCTCAGCAGAGGGAGGGCTCTCTCCAGGCCTGCCCTGCCCCCCTAAGACCCTCCCCCAACAGAGCTTTCCTGCGCCCAACAAGCTCACCCCCTTCTCGGGCTCCGCCCCTTTCTCCTCGGGCTCGCTCATTGGGCTCCCCTCCTCCTGGCCCCGCCCCTGGCCATACACCTTTGGGCAAATCATTGTCCTATGCAGGTGGCGCCGAATTACAGCACCGCCCCTCTAGCTCAGGGGGCGGGACTCCGATGCAGAA CTCGACTATTAAACAAAATGTGGCCAATCATAACA
- the LOC113114014 gene encoding palmitoyltransferase ZDHHC5-like isoform X5: MPVGLSVDGALGYPSPSRPFRPSRYVPVSAATAFLVGASTLFLCFTCPWLAERFSSSIPLYNVVVFLFTLANFCMATFMDPGIFPRAEEDEDKEDDFRAPLYKTVEVRGIQVRMKWCSTCRFYRPPRCSHCSVCDNCVEEFDHHCPWVNNCIGRRNYRYFFLFLLSLTTHIMNVFGFSLLYILHHTKHLDQVDSGVTMAVMCVSGLFFVPVAGLTGFHIVLVARGRTTNEQVTGKFRGGVNPFTHGCLKNIAHVLCGSQAPRYLGRLRKPHSVEVQPPFLRPPLSEAQLEAKAVDNGIQQSKSSLEIMESQSTDADPPPPPKPEHRYPGMPHTQNEAFFQSECSLLTEAPPTPSLYKYRPSYSSPGKNHTASTHSSKMSRGNSMTESPSVPVTTGQPSYRSDPSLSSRGGAGCRGGGEGGKAGSGGLGGASTFGGRSYPSFTDTLLQSAAASCSSSLRSAHTAHNALGPLISEGTTSTSYKSLANQTRNGSLSYESLLTHSESPEFESAAHELSPPRPHPPHSLSTAAGAPPISGYTSPFLSAQQREGSLQACPAPLRPSPNRAFLRPTSSPPSRAPPLSPRARSLGSPPPGPAPGHTPLGKSLSYAGGAELQHRPSSSGGGTPMQKMTLSLC, from the exons ATGCCTGTGGGTCTCAGTGTGGACGGGGCTCTGGGATACCCCTCCCCATCCCGCCCGTTCCGCCCCAGTCGCTATGTGCCTGTGTCCGCAGCAACCGCCTTCCTTGTGGGGGCCTCGACGCTGTTTCTTTGTTTCAC ATGTCCGTGGCTGGCAGAGCGGTTCTCCTCCTCCATTCCGCTCTATAATGTTGTGGTCTTCCTCTTTACACTGGCCAATTTCTGTATGGCCACATTCATGGACCCCGGTATCTTTCCTAGAG CTGAAGAAGATGAGGACAAAGAGGATGATTTCCGGGCTCCGCTTTATAAGACGGTGGAGGTGAGGGGCATTCAGGTGCGGATGAAGTGGTGCTCTACATGTCGCTTTTACAGACCACCGCGCTGTTCACACTGCTCCGTGTGTGACAACTGTGTGGAG gaGTTTGACCACCACTGCCCATGGGTGAATAACTGCATTGGCAGAAGGAATTATCGTTATTTCTTTCTGTTCCTGCTCTCGCTCACTACTCACATTATGAATGTGTTTGGCTTCAGTCTGCTGTACATCCTCCATCACACTAAACATCTGGACCAGGTGGACTCTGGAGTCAC TATGGCGGTGATGTGTGTGTCTGGTCTGTTTTTCGTCCCGGTTGCGGGACTCACTGGGTTCCACATTGTGCTTGTTGCCAGAGGGAGAACAACCAACGAACAG GTCACTGGGAAGTTCAGGGGTGGCGTTAACCCCTTCACACACGGGTGCTTAAAAAACATTGCACACGTGCTGTGTGGTTCACAGGCTCCCAG GTATCTTGGTCGCTTGCGAAAGCCTCATTCTGTTGAGGTCCAGCCACCATTTCTGCGGCCCCCTCTGTCAGAAGCCCAACTAGAAGCTAAAGCTGTGGATAATGGCATCCAACAG TCTAAAAGTAGTTTGGAGATAATGGAGAGTCAGTCCACTGATGCTGATCCCCCTCCACCACCTAAACCAGAGCACAGATACCCTGGGATGCCTCACACACAAAATGAAG CTTTCTTCCAATCAGAGTGCAGCTTGCTGACCGAGGCTCCACCCACACCTTCATTGTATAAATACAGGCCGTCCTACAGCAGTCCAGGAAAAAACCACACGGCCTCAACACATTCCAGCAAG ATGAGTCGAGGGAACAGTATGACCGAGTCTCCCTCTGTCCCCGTCACCACTGGGCAGCCCAGCTACCGCTCAGACCCCAGTTTGTCAAGCCGAGGGGGTGCAGGGTGCCGTGGGGGAGGGGAGGGAGGTAAAGCAGGCTCGGGGGGCCTGGGTGGGGCCTCTACATTCGGTGGGCGATCCTACCCATCTTTTACCGACACCCTACTCCAATCAGCAGCAGCCTCTTGCTCCTCAAGCCTTCGCTCCGCCCATACGGCCCACAATGCCCTCGGGCCTCTCATCTCTGAGGGTACGACCTCCACTAGCTACAAGAGTTTAGCCAATCAGACACGCAACGGCAGCTTGTCATACGAAAGTCTGCTGACACACTCCGAAAGCCCGGAGTTTGAGTCTGCTGCTCACGAGTTGTCCCCGCCCAGACCACACCCTCCGCACTCTCTTAGCACAGCAGCGGGGGCCCCGCCTATTTCAGGGTACACGTCCCCTTTCCTGTCAGCTCAGCAGAGGGAGGGCTCTCTCCAGGCCTGCCCTGCCCCCCTAAGACCCTCCCCCAACAGAGCTTTCCTGCGCCCAACAAGCTCACCCCCTTCTCGGGCTCCGCCCCTTTCTCCTCGGGCTCGCTCATTGGGCTCCCCTCCTCCTGGCCCCGCCCCTGGCCATACACCTTTGGGCAAATCATTGTCCTATGCAGGTGGCGCCGAATTACAGCACCGCCCCTCTAGCTCAGGGGGCGGGACTCCGATGCAGAA GATGACTCTGTCTCTGTGCTAA
- the LOC113113321 gene encoding polyribonucleotide 5'-hydroxyl-kinase Clp1-like → MVSVMVVGPTDVGKSTVCRVLLNYAVRLGRRPTLVELDVGQSSVSVPGTMSALCIERPADVEEGFSVQAPLVFHFGSTTPGTNIKLYNKLTSSLAEVFSQRCEVNRKASVGGCIINTCGWVKGSGYQALVHCAPAFQSGGVVERSKDCPRESWDEKIREYFYGFRGSSFYPHAFDVCFSDVRIYKIGAPSIPDSCLPLGMSQDDTQLKLVPVSPGRDLTHHVLSVSSVDDDAEVGAGQSRGILESPVCGFVVVTAVDTQTQVMTVLSPAPRPLPRHTLLIMDIRFIDLK, encoded by the exons ATGGTGAGT GTAATGGTTGTTGGACCAACTGATGTGGGAAAGTCAACAGTATGTCGAGTGTTGCTGAACTATGCTGTGCGACTGGGCCGAAGGCCTACGCTGGTCGAACTGGATGTCGGCCAGAGCAGC GTCTCTGTGCCTGGAACTATGTCAGCTCTGTGCATCGAGCGTCCTGCTGATGTAGAAGAAGGTTTCTCTGTGCAGGCTCCGCTTGTCTTTCACTTTGGCTCTACCACACCAGGAACAAACATCAAACTTTACAACAAG CTGACTTCCAGTCTTGCAGAAGTGTTTTCTCAGCGCTGTGAGGTGAACCGCAAGGCTAGTGTGGGTGGCTGTATAATCAACACCTGTGGCTGGGTCAAAGGTTCAGGCTACCAGGCTCTGGTCCACTGCGCCCCAGCTTTCCAG TCTGGCGGCGTGGTGGAGCGCTCCAAGGACTGCCCCCGAGAGTCATGGGACGAAAAGATCCGGGAATACTTCTACGGCTTCCGTGGATCTTCCTTTTATCCTCATGCTTTTGATGTGTGCTTTTCAGATGTGCGTATTTACAAGATCGGTGCACCCTCAATTCCAGACTCCTGTCTCCCTCTGGGTATGTCCCAGGATGACACCCAGCTCAAACTCGTCCCAGTCAGCCCTGGCAGGGATTTAACCCACCATGTGCTGAGTGTGAGTTCAGTGGATGATGATGCCGAGGTGGGTGCAGGACAGAGCAGGGGGATTTTAGAGAGTCCTGTGTGTGGCTTCGTAGTTGTGACAGCGGTGGACACACAAACTCAGGTGATGACTGTACTCTCACCAGCGCCCAGACCCCTGCCGCGACACACTCTGCTCATTATGGACATTCGTTTCATCGACCTTAAATAG
- the LOC113114014 gene encoding palmitoyltransferase ZDHHC5-like isoform X1 — protein MPVGLSVDGALGYPSPSRPFRPSRYVPVSAATAFLVGASTLFLCFTCPWLAERFSSSIPLYNVVVFLFTLANFCMATFMDPGIFPRAEEDEDKEDDFRAPLYKTVEVRGIQVRMKWCSTCRFYRPPRCSHCSVCDNCVEEFDHHCPWVNNCIGRRNYRYFFLFLLSLTTHIMNVFGFSLLYILHHTKHLDQVDSGVTMAVMCVSGLFFVPVAGLTGFHIVLVARGRTTNEQVTGKFRGGVNPFTHGCLKNIAHVLCGSQAPRYLGRLRKPHSVEVQPPFLRPPLSEAQLEAKAVDNGIQQSKSSLEIMESQSTDADPPPPPKPEHRYPGMPHTQNEAFFQSECSLLTEAPPTPSLYKYRPSYSSPGKNHTASTHSSKMSRGNSMTESPSVPVTTGQPSYRSDPSLSSRGGAGCRGGGEGGKAGSGGLGGASTFGGRSYPSFTDTLLQSAAASCSSSLRSAHTAHNALGPLISEGTTSTSYKSLANQTRNGSLSYESLLTHSESPEFESAAHELSPPRPHPPHSLSTAAGAPPISGYTSPFLSAQQREGSLQACPAPLRPSPNRAFLRPTSSPPSRAPPLSPRARSLGSPPPGPAPGHTPLGKSLSYAGGAELQHRPSSSGGGTPMQNNTVSFFLQPMATLLSLEFLYTPSIFLFFFLLCSLSLRSSAFFCPPLLLPCGHKDDSVSVLSSTIKQNVANHNTPSHKPVGGVKKVTGVGGTTYGISV, from the exons ATGCCTGTGGGTCTCAGTGTGGACGGGGCTCTGGGATACCCCTCCCCATCCCGCCCGTTCCGCCCCAGTCGCTATGTGCCTGTGTCCGCAGCAACCGCCTTCCTTGTGGGGGCCTCGACGCTGTTTCTTTGTTTCAC ATGTCCGTGGCTGGCAGAGCGGTTCTCCTCCTCCATTCCGCTCTATAATGTTGTGGTCTTCCTCTTTACACTGGCCAATTTCTGTATGGCCACATTCATGGACCCCGGTATCTTTCCTAGAG CTGAAGAAGATGAGGACAAAGAGGATGATTTCCGGGCTCCGCTTTATAAGACGGTGGAGGTGAGGGGCATTCAGGTGCGGATGAAGTGGTGCTCTACATGTCGCTTTTACAGACCACCGCGCTGTTCACACTGCTCCGTGTGTGACAACTGTGTGGAG gaGTTTGACCACCACTGCCCATGGGTGAATAACTGCATTGGCAGAAGGAATTATCGTTATTTCTTTCTGTTCCTGCTCTCGCTCACTACTCACATTATGAATGTGTTTGGCTTCAGTCTGCTGTACATCCTCCATCACACTAAACATCTGGACCAGGTGGACTCTGGAGTCAC TATGGCGGTGATGTGTGTGTCTGGTCTGTTTTTCGTCCCGGTTGCGGGACTCACTGGGTTCCACATTGTGCTTGTTGCCAGAGGGAGAACAACCAACGAACAG GTCACTGGGAAGTTCAGGGGTGGCGTTAACCCCTTCACACACGGGTGCTTAAAAAACATTGCACACGTGCTGTGTGGTTCACAGGCTCCCAG GTATCTTGGTCGCTTGCGAAAGCCTCATTCTGTTGAGGTCCAGCCACCATTTCTGCGGCCCCCTCTGTCAGAAGCCCAACTAGAAGCTAAAGCTGTGGATAATGGCATCCAACAG TCTAAAAGTAGTTTGGAGATAATGGAGAGTCAGTCCACTGATGCTGATCCCCCTCCACCACCTAAACCAGAGCACAGATACCCTGGGATGCCTCACACACAAAATGAAG CTTTCTTCCAATCAGAGTGCAGCTTGCTGACCGAGGCTCCACCCACACCTTCATTGTATAAATACAGGCCGTCCTACAGCAGTCCAGGAAAAAACCACACGGCCTCAACACATTCCAGCAAG ATGAGTCGAGGGAACAGTATGACCGAGTCTCCCTCTGTCCCCGTCACCACTGGGCAGCCCAGCTACCGCTCAGACCCCAGTTTGTCAAGCCGAGGGGGTGCAGGGTGCCGTGGGGGAGGGGAGGGAGGTAAAGCAGGCTCGGGGGGCCTGGGTGGGGCCTCTACATTCGGTGGGCGATCCTACCCATCTTTTACCGACACCCTACTCCAATCAGCAGCAGCCTCTTGCTCCTCAAGCCTTCGCTCCGCCCATACGGCCCACAATGCCCTCGGGCCTCTCATCTCTGAGGGTACGACCTCCACTAGCTACAAGAGTTTAGCCAATCAGACACGCAACGGCAGCTTGTCATACGAAAGTCTGCTGACACACTCCGAAAGCCCGGAGTTTGAGTCTGCTGCTCACGAGTTGTCCCCGCCCAGACCACACCCTCCGCACTCTCTTAGCACAGCAGCGGGGGCCCCGCCTATTTCAGGGTACACGTCCCCTTTCCTGTCAGCTCAGCAGAGGGAGGGCTCTCTCCAGGCCTGCCCTGCCCCCCTAAGACCCTCCCCCAACAGAGCTTTCCTGCGCCCAACAAGCTCACCCCCTTCTCGGGCTCCGCCCCTTTCTCCTCGGGCTCGCTCATTGGGCTCCCCTCCTCCTGGCCCCGCCCCTGGCCATACACCTTTGGGCAAATCATTGTCCTATGCAGGTGGCGCCGAATTACAGCACCGCCCCTCTAGCTCAGGGGGCGGGACTCCGATGCAGAA TAACACTGTCTCTTTCTTCCTGCAACCCATGGCCACTCTGCTGTCCCTTGAATTTCTGTACACACCCTCCATCTTTCTGTTCTTTTTCCTTCTCTGTTCTCTTTCTTTACGTTCATCTGCTTTCTTCTGCCCTCCCCTCCTCCTGCCTTGTGGCCATAAGGATGACTCTGTCTCTGTGCTAAG CTCGACTATTAAACAAAATGTGGCCAATCATAACA